The following are encoded in a window of Calderihabitans maritimus genomic DNA:
- a CDS encoding peptidase MA family metallohydrolase: MPFLEFYGLRLETLGKILAAVLIGCFFISVAIYQKYPGWTRMAVYGVIRELARKHVEFKTRSWPELQSRHFLVRYQPQDAWVARLVLETAEESYLPLVRKLGLEPPGKVPIIIYPDRVSLNQSFGWDADQSAMGVYWAGVIRILSPNAWIETVDRDSLADTFKSTGPMAHEMAHLLVDYRTQGNYPRWLTEGIAQYLEREITGFQFEEYRINPDTQFYSLRQMDAQFDRLPDQPLAYWQSLAIIDYLVGRYGWDIVGSILDGLRQGKNLNTVFQDQLGMSLAEVEKNFITWARNR, from the coding sequence GTGCCTTTTTTGGAGTTTTACGGCTTGCGTCTGGAAACGCTGGGAAAAATTCTGGCCGCTGTTTTAATAGGCTGTTTTTTTATCTCTGTGGCTATCTATCAAAAATACCCTGGCTGGACCAGGATGGCTGTCTACGGTGTGATTCGAGAACTGGCCAGAAAACATGTGGAATTTAAAACACGCAGTTGGCCGGAGCTGCAGAGCCGGCATTTTCTAGTGAGATATCAACCCCAGGATGCATGGGTGGCTCGACTGGTGTTGGAGACCGCTGAGGAAAGCTACCTGCCACTAGTCCGCAAATTAGGGCTGGAGCCGCCTGGGAAGGTACCTATAATCATTTATCCTGATCGGGTTTCCTTGAACCAAAGCTTCGGCTGGGATGCAGACCAAAGCGCTATGGGAGTTTACTGGGCAGGTGTCATTCGTATTCTTTCCCCTAATGCGTGGATTGAAACGGTGGATAGAGACTCTTTGGCTGATACCTTTAAGAGCACTGGCCCCATGGCCCATGAAATGGCTCATTTGCTGGTAGATTACCGTACGCAGGGGAATTATCCGCGGTGGCTTACCGAGGGGATTGCTCAATACCTGGAGCGGGAAATCACCGGCTTTCAGTTTGAAGAGTATAGAATTAATCCGGACACCCAATTCTATTCCCTGCGGCAAATGGATGCACAGTTTGACAGGTTGCCGGACCAGCCTTTGGCCTACTGGCAGTCCTTGGCTATAATTGATTACCTGGTAGGGCGTTATGGATGGGATATTGTAGGTAGCATACTAGATGGTCTGAGGCAGGGTAAGAATTTGAATACGGTATTTCAAGACCAACTAGGAATGAGTTTAGCTGAGGTTGAAAAGAATTTTATAACTTGGGCGAGAAATCGGTGA
- a CDS encoding ABC transporter ATP-binding protein, whose protein sequence is MSLIKVENVTKVYESGEGQVTALGGVSFEIEEGDFVALMGPSGSGKSTLLSILGALNPPTKGEVVIDGIPVYQLKPERRADFRSAYIGFVFQQFQLIPYLTAIENVMLPLAILRYSHQEQLEKAKSVLEKVGLGNKCSRLPNQLSGGEQERVAIARAIVNEPPIILADEPTGSLDSKTGEEIMRLFQSLNREGLTIIMVTHNVENLSYVKRALYMRDGLIDKIETNPGALREGSGESLAFAGR, encoded by the coding sequence GTGAGCCTGATCAAGGTGGAAAACGTTACCAAGGTCTATGAAAGTGGAGAAGGCCAGGTTACGGCTTTAGGAGGGGTAAGTTTCGAGATTGAAGAAGGAGATTTTGTGGCTTTGATGGGCCCTTCCGGTTCCGGTAAAAGCACCCTGCTTAGTATTTTAGGTGCTCTTAATCCTCCTACCAAGGGGGAAGTTGTGATTGATGGTATTCCTGTCTACCAATTGAAACCGGAAAGAAGGGCTGATTTTCGCAGCGCTTATATTGGTTTTGTCTTTCAGCAGTTTCAGTTGATTCCTTATTTGACTGCTATAGAAAATGTAATGCTTCCCCTGGCTATTCTCCGTTATTCCCACCAGGAGCAATTGGAAAAGGCCAAAAGCGTACTGGAAAAAGTGGGGTTGGGCAACAAATGTTCTCGTTTGCCCAATCAGCTATCCGGGGGAGAGCAGGAGAGGGTAGCGATTGCCCGGGCTATCGTCAACGAACCTCCTATTATTTTGGCCGATGAGCCTACCGGAAGCCTGGATTCCAAGACGGGAGAAGAAATTATGCGCCTTTTTCAGTCTTTAAACCGGGAGGGGCTGACTATCATTATGGTAACCCATAATGTGGAGAACCTCTCCTACGTGAAAAGGGCGCTCTATATGCGGGATGGCTTAATTGATAAGATAGAAACAAATCCCGGAGCGCTGCGGGAAGGTAGCGGGGAATCTCTGGCTTTTGCCGGTCGTTAA
- a CDS encoding sulfurtransferase TusA family protein, with protein sequence MKNFKANAFLDVTNDVCPLTFVKTKLKLEEMAPGEILEVILKAGEPVQNVPRSVKAEGHKIIKLEKLNDDRVRLLIERGDS encoded by the coding sequence ATGAAAAACTTTAAAGCTAATGCCTTTCTAGATGTAACCAATGACGTATGTCCGTTAACCTTCGTCAAAACTAAACTTAAGCTGGAAGAGATGGCGCCGGGAGAAATTCTGGAGGTCATTTTGAAGGCGGGTGAACCGGTGCAAAATGTACCGCGAAGCGTTAAAGCGGAGGGGCACAAAATTATTAAGCTGGAGAAGTTGAATGATGACCGGGTCAGACTGCTAATAGAAAGGGGGGATTCCTAG
- a CDS encoding BlaI/MecI/CopY family transcriptional regulator — MSFKRVFTEFKPRRRGLSKVLGDLEAAVMETVWKKGRVSVRDVYEELRRERQIAYTTVMTIMSRLADKKILYKEKQGIAYYYTPLYSKEEFTRSFVREVIDGLLEDYAEFAFSHFINRLQEEDEEKILELEKIIRERQRKGD; from the coding sequence TTGTCGTTTAAAAGGGTATTCACCGAATTCAAGCCTCGCCGGAGAGGGTTGAGTAAGGTGCTGGGCGACCTGGAGGCGGCAGTCATGGAAACGGTTTGGAAAAAAGGAAGAGTATCGGTAAGAGATGTGTATGAAGAGCTTCGTCGCGAGAGGCAGATCGCCTACACTACGGTGATGACAATCATGAGCCGACTGGCGGATAAAAAAATTCTTTATAAAGAAAAGCAGGGGATAGCCTATTACTATACTCCTCTCTACTCAAAGGAAGAATTTACCCGTTCCTTTGTTCGTGAGGTAATTGACGGTCTCTTGGAAGATTACGCAGAATTTGCTTTTTCCCATTTTATTAACCGCCTGCAAGAGGAAGATGAAGAGAAAATTCTGGAGCTAGAAAAGATTATTAGAGAACGACAGCGGAAAGGAGACTAG
- the thiS gene encoding sulfur carrier protein ThiS encodes MEILLNGERHNLPEGRTISELLAELELSPDVVSVSLNGTVLKKEEFDGTVLQNGDAVEIMLFMGGGI; translated from the coding sequence GTGGAAATTTTGTTGAATGGTGAAAGGCACAACCTGCCGGAGGGCAGAACTATAAGTGAGTTACTGGCTGAACTGGAACTAAGTCCTGACGTAGTCTCCGTCAGTTTGAACGGTACTGTACTTAAAAAAGAAGAGTTCGATGGGACTGTTCTGCAGAACGGTGATGCGGTAGAGATTATGCTCTTTATGGGCGGAGGGATTTAG
- a CDS encoding ABC transporter permease has protein sequence MRLDSIAFNSLRRRKAKMFFLLLGMTVAMATVVTLYSITTAMNRELADTFDEIGANIMVVPKADDLSISYGGVNILASADDVNKLTVNDVIAINTIPNRENIAYVAPKLLGIGVVEDEKVMLVGVDFPYELKLKKWWTYEGDKPYRADDLLLGSRVARKLGKKPGDKVVINAQEFKVTAVLKEQGTEEDDLIFMNLLTAQTLLGKEGELSFIEVAAYCTTCPIEEIARQIREKLPHAQVNILAEAVKARQEVIDRFTYFSYAVSAVVVLIGMLVVMVTMMSSVSERTREIGIFRAMGYRKSHIFEIVLTEAMIVGLLGGVSGYLLGILSARSLAPAIAQMQVQIPWNLLAGGVIILAAAALGVLASLYPALKAAKLDPAEALRFI, from the coding sequence GTGCGTTTGGACAGCATTGCCTTCAACAGTTTGCGGCGGCGCAAGGCTAAAATGTTTTTTCTTCTTTTAGGTATGACCGTTGCAATGGCCACGGTGGTCACTCTGTATTCCATCACCACCGCCATGAACCGGGAGTTGGCCGATACCTTTGACGAAATTGGGGCCAACATTATGGTAGTCCCGAAGGCAGACGATTTATCTATCTCATACGGGGGAGTAAATATACTAGCTTCTGCTGATGATGTGAATAAACTAACGGTAAATGATGTGATTGCTATTAACACTATTCCCAACCGGGAAAATATTGCTTATGTAGCTCCGAAACTGTTGGGCATCGGTGTAGTCGAGGACGAAAAGGTGATGCTGGTAGGGGTTGACTTTCCTTATGAACTCAAGCTGAAAAAATGGTGGACATACGAAGGAGACAAGCCGTACCGAGCAGATGATCTTCTTTTAGGAAGCCGGGTGGCGCGGAAGCTGGGAAAAAAGCCCGGGGATAAGGTGGTTATTAACGCGCAAGAGTTTAAGGTTACTGCTGTTTTAAAGGAGCAAGGGACTGAAGAAGACGATCTAATATTTATGAATCTGCTGACTGCTCAAACTTTACTGGGGAAAGAAGGGGAACTCAGTTTTATTGAAGTAGCGGCTTATTGCACTACTTGTCCCATCGAAGAGATTGCTCGACAGATAAGGGAAAAGCTACCTCATGCCCAGGTAAATATTCTGGCCGAAGCGGTTAAAGCCCGGCAGGAAGTTATAGATCGATTTACTTACTTTTCCTACGCAGTATCGGCGGTGGTGGTTTTGATCGGAATGCTGGTCGTGATGGTAACCATGATGTCTTCAGTCAGTGAACGCACCCGGGAAATAGGGATCTTCCGGGCCATGGGCTACCGGAAAAGCCATATTTTCGAGATAGTGCTCACGGAGGCTATGATAGTAGGTCTGCTGGGAGGCGTATCCGGCTATCTTCTTGGAATACTTTCGGCCAGGAGCCTGGCCCCAGCCATTGCCCAGATGCAGGTGCAGATACCGTGGAACCTTTTGGCAGGCGGGGTAATTATTTTGGCGGCGGCCGCTTTGGGGGTACTGGCCAGTTTGTATCCAGCCTTAAAAGCTGCTAAACTTGACCCGGCGGAGGCTTTAAGGTTTATTTAA
- a CDS encoding YHS domain-containing protein encodes MELSNILSYLLFFLLIWFMFRRGGCCGGHMHHTSHQTSHEKEPGKDTAKDPVCGMTVRKEEAIHRSYNGQEYYFCSERCLQAFEDNRNKPVL; translated from the coding sequence TTGGAATTATCCAACATTTTATCTTATCTGCTGTTCTTCTTGCTAATATGGTTTATGTTCCGACGTGGCGGTTGCTGTGGGGGGCATATGCACCATACGTCTCACCAGACTTCCCATGAGAAAGAACCGGGGAAGGATACGGCTAAAGATCCTGTTTGCGGAATGACCGTTCGTAAAGAAGAAGCAATTCACCGTTCATATAATGGCCAAGAATATTATTTTTGTAGTGAACGTTGTCTTCAGGCCTTTGAAGACAACCGGAATAAGCCAGTTTTATAA
- a CDS encoding ABC transporter permease — protein MRLTDIAVSNLKIRKLKVTFLILGMVIGISSIVALSTITRTMQAELEDKFAQMGRRIVITPYTEKLSLSYSGITVASGVSYETKKMSEEVVEKVKNIPSRDRITIIAPKLLSAAQVEGKRVLVAGVDFNSEFTLKRWWKVEGKRPEAAGEIIMGSKVAEQLDKKPGEVIKLAGKSWTIAGILQETGEEDDKIVFIDLRAAQEAFNQPGYISFLELNLRRELDNPKDEQEAEKVINQLQKTLDNVKVAMIKDQNEARKEVVERFAKFSVLVSVVILFIGWLIILSTMMSSVSERTQEIGIFRAIGFRQRHIMWIILTEAAIVSSIGGILGYLVGMAVAYLVAPYIAQIQAGVQWDPLFGLAVILLSVLVGLVASVYPAMRAARLDPVEALRFI, from the coding sequence GTGCGCTTAACAGATATTGCCGTAAGCAATTTGAAGATTCGAAAATTAAAAGTAACATTTTTAATTTTAGGGATGGTCATAGGAATTAGTAGTATTGTAGCCCTCTCAACTATTACTCGTACCATGCAGGCAGAGCTGGAAGACAAGTTTGCCCAGATGGGAAGAAGAATCGTAATCACCCCATACACGGAAAAATTATCTCTCTCTTATAGTGGTATTACTGTGGCTTCCGGCGTGTCTTATGAAACGAAGAAAATGTCCGAGGAAGTGGTGGAAAAAGTTAAAAATATACCTTCCCGCGACCGGATTACGATTATAGCTCCCAAACTTCTTTCAGCAGCCCAAGTCGAAGGCAAGCGGGTATTGGTCGCGGGGGTAGATTTTAACAGTGAGTTCACTCTAAAGCGCTGGTGGAAGGTAGAAGGGAAAAGGCCGGAAGCGGCGGGAGAGATTATCATGGGCAGTAAGGTAGCCGAACAACTCGATAAAAAACCGGGGGAGGTAATAAAACTAGCGGGCAAATCATGGACGATAGCCGGCATCCTACAGGAAACGGGAGAAGAAGACGATAAAATTGTCTTTATCGATTTGCGAGCAGCCCAAGAAGCTTTTAACCAGCCGGGTTACATTAGTTTCCTGGAGCTTAACCTGCGCAGGGAATTAGATAATCCCAAGGATGAACAGGAAGCCGAGAAGGTGATTAACCAATTACAAAAGACCTTGGATAATGTCAAAGTGGCTATGATAAAGGACCAGAACGAAGCCCGTAAGGAAGTGGTAGAGCGGTTCGCCAAGTTTTCGGTACTGGTCTCGGTGGTAATCTTATTTATCGGGTGGTTGATTATCCTTAGTACCATGATGTCTTCCGTTAGCGAGCGTACTCAAGAAATAGGTATTTTCCGCGCTATCGGCTTCCGGCAGAGGCATATCATGTGGATTATTCTTACCGAAGCCGCTATTGTTAGTTCCATCGGTGGTATTCTGGGGTATTTGGTGGGAATGGCTGTTGCTTATCTGGTTGCTCCTTATATTGCCCAAATTCAGGCCGGTGTTCAGTGGGATCCCTTGTTTGGCCTCGCGGTAATCCTTCTGTCGGTGCTGGTCGGTCTTGTGGCCAGTGTATATCCGGCGATGCGGGCTGCCAGGTTGGACCCTGTGGAAGCGTTGCGTTTTATATAG
- a CDS encoding BON domain-containing protein, protein MQPDDGRLQGMIESVLADQMRLDSFNIDLKVKNGVVQMMGVVDVLAEKERAEELVSSIPGVRRVENYLTVATDGTISDEEIVREIRRRLEKYGDEVLRQVQVEVKGGVAVLKGSLQTLAQKHALVKACQEVKGVKTVRSELQVQLNKRDDASITNAVELALSRNPQVDVKDVVTFTKDGEVTLTGIVKFPEEIEAALRAASSVAGVKAVHNRLKSLVDTNDRDYQLTNLLRRKLRDDPRVSPGQVKAFVMEGIAYLSGEVYTLEAKEAAEAIAHNLQGVRGVSNDIFVARH, encoded by the coding sequence GTGCAACCGGACGATGGTCGATTGCAGGGAATGATTGAGTCCGTATTGGCGGATCAGATGCGTTTAGATTCTTTTAACATTGACCTCAAGGTAAAAAACGGTGTCGTACAAATGATGGGTGTGGTAGATGTCCTGGCCGAGAAAGAAAGAGCAGAAGAACTGGTTAGCAGTATTCCCGGAGTTCGCCGGGTTGAAAACTATCTTACGGTAGCTACCGACGGGACGATAAGTGACGAGGAAATTGTCCGCGAAATAAGGCGACGATTGGAGAAATACGGGGATGAGGTACTGAGGCAAGTACAGGTGGAGGTAAAAGGTGGAGTTGCTGTCCTCAAGGGCAGCTTACAAACTTTAGCCCAGAAACATGCCCTGGTAAAAGCCTGTCAAGAGGTAAAAGGAGTTAAAACGGTACGTAGTGAGCTACAGGTCCAATTGAATAAACGGGACGATGCTAGCATAACCAATGCGGTCGAACTGGCTCTTTCCAGGAATCCTCAGGTTGACGTCAAAGATGTAGTAACATTTACCAAGGATGGAGAAGTAACGCTAACCGGAATAGTCAAATTTCCCGAAGAGATAGAGGCTGCTTTGCGTGCAGCTTCATCGGTGGCTGGAGTCAAAGCGGTTCATAATCGGTTAAAGTCGTTAGTCGACACTAATGACCGGGACTACCAGCTTACTAACTTGCTTCGTCGGAAGTTGCGGGACGACCCCCGGGTCAGTCCTGGTCAGGTCAAAGCTTTTGTTATGGAAGGGATAGCCTACCTCAGTGGTGAGGTCTACACATTGGAGGCCAAGGAAGCTGCGGAAGCCATAGCTCATAACCTGCAGGGGGTCCGAGGGGTAAGTAATGATATATTTGTCGCCCGCCATTAG
- a CDS encoding Fe-S-containing protein, whose amino-acid sequence MIAGADKRKEFLSGEKRYRGPNRVVLLVFGLVAVVGVAWFVMATRDTAVVPRRYEGGTYNIGRSVSYKGQVISMTDIENRVENGKIIIPLQEVIDNKIIYTEYTAPNGEVKAVTSFITPAGRVVVAIAMCEPCRSQRFRIEDNILVCETCGTRWYLNDLRGISGGCPQYPPEELPYEVKEGLIYFDEEIVKEWQPRI is encoded by the coding sequence ATGATTGCTGGTGCTGATAAACGAAAGGAGTTTTTAAGCGGAGAAAAGCGTTATCGGGGACCTAACCGGGTCGTTTTGTTAGTTTTTGGTCTGGTTGCCGTAGTGGGAGTTGCCTGGTTTGTAATGGCTACCAGGGACACGGCAGTCGTTCCCCGTAGATATGAGGGGGGGACTTATAACATAGGAAGGTCGGTTAGCTACAAAGGACAAGTCATCAGTATGACGGACATAGAAAATCGGGTAGAAAACGGAAAGATAATCATACCCTTACAGGAGGTAATCGATAACAAAATAATCTATACAGAATATACTGCGCCCAACGGCGAGGTTAAGGCCGTTACCTCTTTCATAACTCCTGCCGGCAGGGTAGTGGTAGCTATAGCAATGTGTGAACCTTGCCGGTCCCAGCGTTTCCGGATAGAGGATAACATTTTGGTCTGCGAAACCTGCGGTACGCGTTGGTATCTAAACGATCTACGGGGTATTTCCGGGGGATGTCCCCAGTATCCGCCGGAAGAACTACCTTATGAGGTTAAAGAAGGTTTGATCTACTTTGATGAAGAAATTGTAAAAGAATGGCAACCTAGAATATAG
- a CDS encoding M56 family metallopeptidase: protein MTAVNSFLHTFSIYVILGTLLSFILAQFSIRILGLREVSSKIRLMYLTLTIPFLAYLVIQVLFPRVGIYQVYQASTSELRYLFAVMCQIGYWVSLIITPFAMLVVALIAAKITLGIWTGKQLITRFGYASDKKYPEVFAVLQQLADKLRIAPPRVVVASGLGYDAFTIGWLRPVIVLSRQLIESIDTDELEAVLAHELAHVRRRDNLTNWIAGVLRDLMFFTPVAFWSYAILRDEKEKAADDLAVNITGKPLVYGATLIKIWKKARESGFDKMKGWGFYAVASSYLGSKNLLAARIHRVLERPQVPSSNCFMSVYLLIIFSVGFFLSFVC from the coding sequence GTGACCGCTGTAAATTCATTTCTGCATACATTTTCTATTTATGTTATTCTGGGCACCCTGCTGAGCTTCATCTTGGCTCAGTTCAGCATTAGAATTCTAGGCCTCCGGGAGGTTTCCAGCAAGATACGCCTCATGTATTTGACTCTTACCATTCCTTTTCTGGCCTATCTAGTTATTCAGGTGTTGTTCCCTCGGGTAGGCATTTATCAAGTTTATCAAGCGTCCACTTCCGAGCTTCGTTATCTTTTTGCTGTAATGTGCCAAATAGGATACTGGGTTTCCCTGATAATTACTCCTTTTGCCATGCTGGTGGTAGCGCTTATCGCAGCTAAAATAACTTTGGGCATTTGGACTGGTAAACAACTGATTACCAGGTTCGGTTATGCTTCAGATAAGAAATATCCGGAAGTTTTTGCCGTCCTGCAACAGCTTGCCGACAAGTTAAGAATAGCGCCGCCTCGGGTGGTGGTTGCTTCAGGCCTGGGCTATGATGCCTTTACTATTGGTTGGTTAAGACCTGTAATTGTTTTATCCCGGCAACTGATAGAGAGTATAGATACTGATGAACTGGAAGCTGTTTTGGCTCACGAATTGGCTCATGTGCGGCGGCGGGATAATTTGACCAACTGGATAGCCGGTGTCTTGCGAGATCTTATGTTTTTCACTCCTGTAGCCTTTTGGAGCTATGCTATCCTCCGGGACGAAAAGGAAAAAGCCGCCGACGACCTGGCCGTAAACATCACAGGTAAGCCTCTGGTCTATGGGGCTACCTTAATTAAGATTTGGAAGAAAGCCCGGGAGTCCGGTTTTGATAAGATGAAGGGTTGGGGATTCTATGCCGTCGCTTCCAGTTATTTAGGTTCGAAAAATCTTCTGGCTGCCCGGATACATCGTGTCCTGGAACGCCCGCAGGTTCCGTCATCCAATTGTTTCATGAGCGTATACCTGTTAATTATCTTCAGCGTAGGGTTCTTCTTATCATTTGTATGTTAA
- a CDS encoding 4Fe-4S dicluster domain-containing protein, with protein MKIDYTELKKGGFIKQRQKNTFVMRLRTIGGNLSSEQLRQIAALADKYGKGYVHLTTRQGVEIPWIELQDYDALKREIRDRGLHPGACGPRVRTIVACPGNEICGYGLIDVRSLAAELDERFFGRDVPVKIKMAVCGCPNSCAKPQENDLGFAGMVEPVLVEEKCISCGVCSEVCPAGAIDISGGIPKMNKDKCLYEGNCIASCPSEAWQARRVGCTVYAGGKMGRYPQLGQPVVPFVPEGQVADVAEAFLQTFLELAQPNERIADAINRVGIEKFREKVYLNWDEIKKGSGGELVHEKL; from the coding sequence ATGAAAATTGATTACACAGAATTGAAGAAGGGGGGTTTTATAAAACAGCGCCAGAAAAACACCTTTGTGATGCGTTTACGGACGATCGGGGGGAATTTGAGCAGCGAGCAATTGAGGCAAATTGCCGCTTTGGCGGACAAATACGGTAAGGGGTATGTGCACCTAACTACGCGCCAGGGGGTAGAAATACCATGGATTGAGTTACAGGATTACGACGCATTGAAAAGGGAAATACGCGATCGGGGGTTACATCCCGGCGCCTGCGGACCGCGTGTAAGGACCATAGTCGCTTGTCCCGGTAACGAAATCTGTGGTTACGGCCTCATAGATGTCCGTTCTCTGGCGGCAGAATTGGATGAACGGTTTTTCGGACGGGACGTCCCTGTGAAAATTAAGATGGCAGTTTGCGGTTGTCCGAATTCCTGCGCCAAGCCTCAGGAAAACGATCTGGGCTTTGCCGGAATGGTGGAACCGGTTTTAGTAGAAGAAAAATGTATAAGCTGCGGTGTATGCAGTGAGGTCTGCCCGGCTGGGGCCATCGATATATCTGGAGGCATTCCTAAGATGAATAAGGACAAATGTCTCTATGAGGGCAATTGTATAGCTTCCTGTCCCAGCGAGGCCTGGCAGGCGCGGCGAGTTGGGTGTACGGTCTACGCAGGGGGTAAAATGGGACGCTATCCTCAACTAGGGCAGCCGGTTGTTCCCTTTGTACCGGAAGGACAGGTGGCCGACGTGGCGGAAGCCTTTCTGCAGACTTTTTTAGAGCTGGCCCAGCCCAACGAGAGGATAGCTGACGCTATTAATCGGGTTGGTATAGAAAAGTTTCGGGAGAAGGTATACCTGAACTGGGATGAGATTAAAAAAGGTTCCGGGGGTGAATTGGTCCATGAAAAACTTTAA
- the cysK gene encoding cysteine synthase A: MGNGVQIAESILQYIGNTPMIRLTRLPSATDAEILAKLESFNPGGSVKDRIAAYMVEVAERQGKLRPGGTIIEATSGNTGIGLAMVAAAKGYRLILVMPETMSVERKNLLRAYGAELYLTPGPEGMQGSIELAEQMLREHPDYFMPRQFDNPANPEIHRLTTAQEILEQTGGRLDAFVAGIGTGGTITGVGEVLKEQLSHVRIIGVEPEASAVLSGRPPGPHKIQGIGAGFIPKVLNRDILDEIVTVTDVDAYLTSLELAEKEGILVGISAGAAVFAALQIAKRLGKGKRVVTLLPDTGERYLSLKPYFKLDLRKRGIKC, from the coding sequence ATGGGCAACGGAGTACAAATAGCGGAAAGTATTCTTCAGTACATAGGCAATACTCCGATGATACGTCTCACCCGGTTGCCCTCCGCCACTGATGCGGAAATTTTAGCCAAGTTAGAAAGCTTTAATCCAGGGGGTAGCGTAAAGGACCGTATCGCTGCGTACATGGTGGAAGTAGCCGAAAGGCAGGGGAAGCTCAGGCCGGGAGGGACAATCATAGAAGCTACCAGCGGAAACACTGGTATTGGATTGGCTATGGTGGCGGCGGCGAAAGGATATAGATTAATTTTGGTTATGCCGGAAACCATGAGCGTGGAAAGGAAAAATCTCCTTCGGGCCTACGGGGCCGAACTTTATCTGACCCCTGGACCGGAGGGGATGCAGGGTTCAATTGAGCTGGCGGAACAGATGCTACGAGAACATCCGGATTATTTTATGCCTCGCCAATTCGATAACCCGGCCAACCCGGAGATTCACCGTCTTACTACCGCCCAGGAGATACTGGAGCAGACGGGGGGACGTCTGGATGCCTTTGTAGCCGGTATCGGAACGGGAGGGACCATTACCGGGGTAGGAGAGGTATTGAAGGAACAACTATCTCACGTACGTATCATAGGTGTTGAACCGGAAGCATCAGCGGTACTGTCCGGCAGGCCCCCGGGTCCCCACAAGATTCAGGGCATCGGGGCTGGATTTATCCCCAAGGTATTAAACCGGGATATTTTAGATGAGATCGTTACCGTAACAGATGTAGACGCGTATCTTACCTCCTTGGAGCTGGCTGAAAAGGAAGGTATATTGGTAGGCATTTCGGCAGGAGCTGCGGTGTTTGCTGCTTTACAGATAGCTAAAAGATTGGGCAAGGGTAAAAGGGTGGTCACCTTACTTCCTGACACCGGCGAACGGTACCTTAGCCTGAAACCATATTTTAAGTTAGACTTAAGAAAACGGGGAATTAAATGCTAA